A segment of the Strix uralensis isolate ZFMK-TIS-50842 chromosome 12, bStrUra1, whole genome shotgun sequence genome:
GCTGCAGGTGCAGTGGGACTGCATGAACCCCAAGTACAAAATCAAGAAGCGCAACTACAAGAACTCGGGGGTCGTGGTGCTGCTGGACCTGAAGGTGAGCGCCTgcgtgctgtgccgtgccgagCCATGCCAAGCTGTACCCGGCTGCCACGGCAGTGGCGTGGGGCAGCACCGGCTGACGTGGGTCCCTCTGGAAGATCCACAGGGTCTACTCCTTCCTGGACTACATCATGGGCGGCTGCCAGATCCACTTCACGGTGAGCACCGTCCCCACGCCCCGGGCCACACGCCCGTCCCCGGGGCCGTGGGGGGCACATCCTGGCTCCCCAGTCCATGCCTGTGCCACGGTGCCAGAGAGCGGGGCCAGCAGAGCCGCCCGACCCCAGCGGGGGACACACCGGTGGTCTCGTTTGCCCCGGGGGACCCTCACCATCACCACCCCCCGCTGCCAGGTGGCCATCGACTTCACGGCCTCCAACGGGGACCCCCGAAATAGCTGCTCCCTGCACTACATCAACCCCTACCAGCCCAACGAGTACCTCAAGGCGCTGGTGGCCGTGGGCGAGATCTGCCAGGATTACGACAGGTCGGTTGCTCTGGCAGGTCCCCCAGGGCCAGGACGCCCCCAGTGATGGCCACCCTGGGGCCAGGACACCCCAGTGCTGGCACTGCCAGGGCTCCTCACACCTCTTCCCTTGCAGCGATAAGAAATTCTCAGCTCTGGGCTTTGGTGCAAGGATCCCCCCCAAGTACGAGGTAAAGGGGTGGTCAGGGCCCTGTGGGACCCCAGGGATGCCCTTGGCCGTGGCTCCTGTGGGGCTCGGCAGGAGCCAGGGgccatggcgggggggtgggcACCAGCTGTCTCCTCCCCTCTCACCCTCCAGGTCTCCCACGATTTCGCCATCAACTTCAACCCCGACAACGATGAGTGCGAGGGTGAGCCCAGCTCTGGCGGGGCTGGAGGGGCCAGTCCCATGGCTCCCCCTCACCCCTCACACCCCCCCGACAGGCATCCAGGGTGTCGTGGAGTCCTACCAGAGCTGCTTGCCCAAAATCCAACTCTACGGCCCCACCAACGTGGCCCCCATCATCTCCAAGGTGGCTCGCGTGGCGGCCGATGAGGAGCGGACGAAGGAGGCCTCGGTACGTACCTGCTGCCGCAGGCCGGCgggctctgggctgggctgagaCCCGGCACACTCGTGCCACTTGTGGTTGCCCCCACATCGGAGCCGAGCCCTTGTCCGGCTCCCCCCacgcggggccgggcagcccccccagagcatccctcccccccccagcaatACTTCATCCTGCTGATCCTGACGGACGGGGTGGTGACGGACATGGCGGACACGCGGGAGGCCATCGTCCGCGCCTCCTACCTCCCCATGTCCATCATCATCGTCGGGGTGGGCAACGCCGACTTCACCGACATGCAGATCCTGGACGGGGACGATGGCGTCCTGCGCTCCCCCAGGGGCGAGCCCGTCCTCCGCGACATCGTCCAGTTCGTCCCCTTCCGGGAGTTCAAGAACGTGAGTGGGGCATCGGTGGGAGTCCCGTCCCCTCCTGTCCTCTCTTGTCCCCTCCCATTCCCTCCTGTCCCCTCTTGTCTCCTCCTGTTCCTTTCTGTTCCCTCTCATCCCCTCTTGTCCTTTATCATCCCCTTCTATCCCCCCCTTGTCACCTCCCATCCCTTCCTGtccccttctgctccctcctgTCCCCTCTTGTCTCCTCCTGTCCCCTTCTGTCCCCTCCCATCCTCtcgtgtccccccgtgtcccccactgtccccacacaGGACCGAGCACCACGGCACAACAAGCCAGTGCCCAGCAGGTGCTGCTCTGCTCACCAGGACAGGCGGGTGCCAGGGTGCTCACCCGTGTCCCCCGCtgtcccccactgtcccccactgtcccctgTCCCGCAGGCGTCCCCAACGGCCCTGGCGAAGTGTGTGCTGGCAGAGGTGCCCAAGCAGGTGGTGGAGTACTACAGCTACAAGGCCttcccgccccgctgcccccagcccgaCACCCCCGACTCCAACCTCAGCTCGCCCCAGTGAGGGAGcccccccctgcatcccccccggCATGGCATGGGGACAGACGGGGACCCCGCCGGGTCCCAGCCTCACCGCGGACCCCTCCTCGTCGGGcaggggggacactgggacctgACAGTGTGTCCTGTCCAGGGACACGGGGA
Coding sequences within it:
- the CPNE7 gene encoding copine-7 encodes the protein MPFAHGAACPPPRPAARRATATMGEAPEPSPQAPLAVLSKVELRVSCRHLLDRDTLNKSDPCVLLLMQSQGQWMEVDRSEVIKSNLNPVFAKIFTVDYYFEEVQKLRFEVYDSHGHTGVGTHDDDFLGGMECTVGQIVAQKRVTKPLFLKYGKFAGKSTITVISEEISGNNGYVELAFRAKKLDDKDLFSKSDPFLEIYRIDDDRSEQLVYRTEVVKNNLSPIWEPFKVSLNSLCSCEEKRKLRCVVWDYDSRGKHDFIGEFFTTFEEMQKAMGENKVQWDCMNPKYKIKKRNYKNSGVVVLLDLKIHRVYSFLDYIMGGCQIHFTVAIDFTASNGDPRNSCSLHYINPYQPNEYLKALVAVGEICQDYDSDKKFSALGFGARIPPKYEVSHDFAINFNPDNDECEGIQGVVESYQSCLPKIQLYGPTNVAPIISKVARVAADEERTKEASQYFILLILTDGVVTDMADTREAIVRASYLPMSIIIVGVGNADFTDMQILDGDDGVLRSPRGEPVLRDIVQFVPFREFKNASPTALAKCVLAEVPKQVVEYYSYKAFPPRCPQPDTPDSNLSSPQ